In Myxocyprinus asiaticus isolate MX2 ecotype Aquarium Trade chromosome 46, UBuf_Myxa_2, whole genome shotgun sequence, a single window of DNA contains:
- the LOC127435946 gene encoding PHD finger protein 21A-like isoform X1: MMELQTLQEALKVEIQVHQKLVAQMKQDPQNADLKKQLHELQAKITALSEKQKKVVEQLRKELLVKQEPELKMQTFPAVADSKSVLLTPACPPPQPPTGPPHNQGVPQTLTVTPVITAKTLPLVLKAATSTMPASIATQRPTVAMVTAINNPPRPCANSDSQSTPINLHVASKLPNQDTEATKRMASKNVIVVQATTTSVQPIKVPQFVPPPRLTPRPTFQPQVRPKPSMPNKVPIAPAPPPPMVAAPLIQRPLMLTTKLTSSLPASARPIHQVRIVNGQQCTIDKTTAAVTGSTTQVTGIVISPAQMIQNSNLNLDTKTVKPQGGLEQVVTSTPPSSSPPLPPPTTKVKQEESPQKIAFMVSLGLVTHDHLEEIQSRRQERKRRTTANPVYSGAVFEPERKKSAVTYLNTPLHQGTRKRGRPPKYSTTTTSSSTAVPELGCNPLLSPTSSLPASPAPERPDTGGFPLSVHPHSVPQPSPSSGDGDIHEDFCTVCRRSGQLLMCDTCSRVYHLDCLEPPLKNIPKGMWICPKCQDQILKKEEAIPWPGTLAIVHSYIAYKEAKEEEKLKLMKWSAELKLEREQLEQRVKQLSNSITKCMETKNSILARQKEMQVSLEKVKHLVRLIQSFNLAQPMDMDIPQDSKPDCAESGNHKDSKEASQFCLQEIPVEPSVQVPAAVAVPEVGEMAEPAAAVTPEAVSCELGVMEMPEATVSEEMMGAAKAAEPAELPQVRDVKANGGTGCVCTGLNPEVDKGVVDTADSPDSENIPPDDRQCTEETGKMAVERQDDGSHSVNNNGKTSEPSQQALPAPLSHLDNPK; the protein is encoded by the exons atGATGGAATTGCAAACATTACAGGAGGCCCTGAAAGTGGAAATACAAGTCCATCAG AAACTTGTCGCCCAAATGAAGCAGGACCCACAg AACGCAGATCTGAAGAAGCAACTTCACGAGCTCCAGGCGAAAATCACGGCTCTGAGTGAGAAACAG AAAAAAGTGGTTGAGCAGTTGCGGAAAGAGTTGCTGGTTAAACAGGAGCCTGAACTGAAAATGCAGACGTTCCCGGCAGTCGCAGATAGTAAATCCGTGCTGCTCACACCCGCCTGCCCCCCCCCACAGCCGCCCACAGGGCCTCCACACAACCAGGGGGTGCCACAG ACTCTCACCGTAACGCCGGTCATCACTGCAAAGACTCTACCTCTTGTGCTCAAAGCTGCCACCTCCACCATGCCTGCTTCCATAGCAACGCAACGCCCCACCGTCGCCATGGTCACTGCCATCAACAACCCCCCTAGACCTTGCGCCAATTCCGACTCCCAGAGCACACCAATCAACCTTCATGTGGCCAGCAAACTACCCAATCAAGACACAGAAGCAACCAAGCGGATGGCGTCCAAGAATGTCATTGTC GTGCAGGCCACCACCACCTCTGTCCAGCCTATCAAAGTTCCCCAGTTTGTCCCTCCTCCTAGATTGACGCCTCGACCCACCTTTCAGCCACAG GTTCGGCCGAAACCCTCCATGCCCAACAAAGTGCCCATTGCTCCTGCTCCTCCTCCCCCCATGGTGGCGGCTCCCCTTATCCAGCGGCCCCTGATGCTCACCACCAAACTGACGTCATCTCTGCCTGCCTCGGCCAGGCCCATCCACCAGGTGCGCATTGTAAATGGACAGCAGTGCACCATTGACAAGACCACTGCCGCAGTCACAGGCAGCACCACGCAAGTCACAGGCATCGTCATCAGCCCTGCCCAGATGATTCAGAACAGCAACCTTAACTTGGACACAAAG ACTGTGAAACCACAGGGAGGATTAGAACAGGTGGTCACAAGTACACCACCCTCATCCTCtccacctcttcctcctcctACTACTAAGGTCAAACAAGAAGAAAGCCCACAG AAAATTGCCTTTATGGTCTCTCTTGGGTTGGTCACACATGACCATCTTGAAG AGATTCAGAGCAGAAGACAAGAGCGCAAAAGAAGAACAACAGCCAACCCAGTGTACAGCGGAGCAGTGTTTGAACCTGAG AGGAAAAAGAGTGCCGTCACCTATTTGAACACACCACTGCATCAAGGGACCAGGAAGAGAG GTCGCCCTCCCAAATACAGCACCACCACAACCAGCAGCAGCACGGCGGTGCCGGAGCTGGGCTGCAACCCCCTGCTCTCCCCCACCAGCAGCCTTCCCGCCTCCCCAGCCCCTGAGCGGCCTGACACAGGGGGCTTTCCCCTCTCTGTCCACCCTCATTCTGTCCCCCAGCCCAGCCCCAGCTCCGGGGAT GGAGACATCCATGAGGATTTCTGCACTGTGTGCAGACGCAGTGGACAGTTGCTCATGTGTGACACATGTTCGCGTGTCTACCATCTCGACTGCTTGGAGCCGCCCCTCAAAAACATTCCCAAAGGCATGTGGATCTGTCCTAAATGTCAAGACCAG ATTCTGAAGAAGGAAGAGGCAATTCCATGGCCAGGAACCCTAGCAATTGTTCATTCCTACATTGCTTACAAAGAAG cgaaagaagaagaaaagctgAAGTTAATGAAATGGAGCGCTGAGCTTAAGCTGGAACGTGAGCAActggaacagagagtgaaacagctCAGCAACTCTATAACG AAATGCATGGAGACAAAGAACAGCATACTTGCCCGTCAGAAGGAGATGCAGGTCTCTCTGGAGAAGGTGAAACATCTTGTCCGTCTCATACAGAGCTTTAACTTAGCTCAACCCATGGATATGGACATTCCACAGGATTCCAAACCAGACTGCGCAGAGTCAGGGAACCACAAAGACTCTAAGGAAGCTAGTCAGTTCTGTTTACAAGAGATCCCTGTCGAGCCTAGCGTGCAAGTACCAGCAGCCGTAGCAGTCCCAGAAGTGGGCGAAATGGCAGAACCTGCAGCTGCAGTCACACCTGAGGCTGTGTCGTGCGAATTGGGGGTCATGGAAATGCCTGAAGCCACGGTTAGTGAAGAGATGATGGGTGCGGCGAAAGCAGCAGAGCCTGCAGAATTGCCCCAGGTCAGGGATGTAAAGGCCAACGGAGGGACAGGCTGTGTTTGTACCGGCTTGAACCCGGAAGTAGACAAGGGTGTGGTTGATACCGCAGACTCTCCGGACTCCGAGAATATCCCTCCTGATGACAGACAATGCACAGAGGAAACTGGGAAGATGGCGGTGGAACGGCAGGACGACGGAAGTCACAGCGTCAACAACAACGGCAAAACCTCAGAACCTTCTCAGCAAGCTTTGCCAGCCCCTCTTAGTCACCTGGACAACCCGAAATAG
- the LOC127435946 gene encoding PHD finger protein 21A-like isoform X2 — MECSPGHFQLGSWRESEHQSQCQLAESFLGLSFWRTGSMMELQTLQEALKVEIQVHQKLVAQMKQDPQNADLKKQLHELQAKITALSEKQKKVVEQLRKELLVKQEPELKMQTFPAVADSKSVLLTPACPPPQPPTGPPHNQGVPQKTLTVTPVITAKTLPLVLKAATSTMPASIATQRPTVAMVTAINNPPRPCANSDSQSTPINLHVASKLPNQDTEATKRMASKNVIVVQATTTSVQPIKVPQFVPPPRLTPRPTFQPQVRPKPSMPNKVPIAPAPPPPMVAAPLIQRPLMLTTKLTSSLPASARPIHQVRIVNGQQCTIDKTTAAVTGSTTQVTGIVISPAQMIQNSNLNLDTKTVKPQGGLEQVVTSTPPSSSPPLPPPTTKVKQEESPQKIAFMVSLGLVTHDHLEEIQSRRQERKRRTTANPVYSGAVFEPERKKSAVTYLNTPLHQGTRKRGRPPKYSTTTTSSSTAVPELGCNPLLSPTSSLPASPAPERPDTGGFPLSVHPHSVPQPSPSSGDGDIHEDFCTVCRRSGQLLMCDTCSRVYHLDCLEPPLKNIPKGMWICPKCQDQILKKEEAIPWPGTLAIVHSYIAYKEAKEEEKLKLMKWSAELKLEREQLEQRVKQLSNSITKCMETKNSILARQKEMQVSLEKVKHLVRLIQSFNLAQPMDMDIPQDSKPDCAESGNHKDSKEASQFCLQEIPVEPSVQVPAAVAVPEVGEMAEPAAAVTPEAVSCELGVMEMPEATVSEEMMGAAKAAEPAELPQVRDVKANGGTGCVCTGLNPEVDKGVVDTADSPDSENIPPDDRQCTEETGKMAVERQDDGSHSVNNNGKTSEPSQQALPAPLSHLDNPK, encoded by the exons ATGGAATGCAGCCCAGGACACTTCCAGTTAG GGAGTTGGAGAGAGAGTGAACACCAGTCTCAGTGCCAGCTG GCTGAAAGTTTCCTGGGACTCTCtttctggcgaactggatcaatGATGGAATTGCAAACATTACAGGAGGCCCTGAAAGTGGAAATACAAGTCCATCAG AAACTTGTCGCCCAAATGAAGCAGGACCCACAg AACGCAGATCTGAAGAAGCAACTTCACGAGCTCCAGGCGAAAATCACGGCTCTGAGTGAGAAACAG AAAAAAGTGGTTGAGCAGTTGCGGAAAGAGTTGCTGGTTAAACAGGAGCCTGAACTGAAAATGCAGACGTTCCCGGCAGTCGCAGATAGTAAATCCGTGCTGCTCACACCCGCCTGCCCCCCCCCACAGCCGCCCACAGGGCCTCCACACAACCAGGGGGTGCCACAG AAGACTCTCACCGTAACGCCGGTCATCACTGCAAAGACTCTACCTCTTGTGCTCAAAGCTGCCACCTCCACCATGCCTGCTTCCATAGCAACGCAACGCCCCACCGTCGCCATGGTCACTGCCATCAACAACCCCCCTAGACCTTGCGCCAATTCCGACTCCCAGAGCACACCAATCAACCTTCATGTGGCCAGCAAACTACCCAATCAAGACACAGAAGCAACCAAGCGGATGGCGTCCAAGAATGTCATTGTC GTGCAGGCCACCACCACCTCTGTCCAGCCTATCAAAGTTCCCCAGTTTGTCCCTCCTCCTAGATTGACGCCTCGACCCACCTTTCAGCCACAG GTTCGGCCGAAACCCTCCATGCCCAACAAAGTGCCCATTGCTCCTGCTCCTCCTCCCCCCATGGTGGCGGCTCCCCTTATCCAGCGGCCCCTGATGCTCACCACCAAACTGACGTCATCTCTGCCTGCCTCGGCCAGGCCCATCCACCAGGTGCGCATTGTAAATGGACAGCAGTGCACCATTGACAAGACCACTGCCGCAGTCACAGGCAGCACCACGCAAGTCACAGGCATCGTCATCAGCCCTGCCCAGATGATTCAGAACAGCAACCTTAACTTGGACACAAAG ACTGTGAAACCACAGGGAGGATTAGAACAGGTGGTCACAAGTACACCACCCTCATCCTCtccacctcttcctcctcctACTACTAAGGTCAAACAAGAAGAAAGCCCACAG AAAATTGCCTTTATGGTCTCTCTTGGGTTGGTCACACATGACCATCTTGAAG AGATTCAGAGCAGAAGACAAGAGCGCAAAAGAAGAACAACAGCCAACCCAGTGTACAGCGGAGCAGTGTTTGAACCTGAG AGGAAAAAGAGTGCCGTCACCTATTTGAACACACCACTGCATCAAGGGACCAGGAAGAGAG GTCGCCCTCCCAAATACAGCACCACCACAACCAGCAGCAGCACGGCGGTGCCGGAGCTGGGCTGCAACCCCCTGCTCTCCCCCACCAGCAGCCTTCCCGCCTCCCCAGCCCCTGAGCGGCCTGACACAGGGGGCTTTCCCCTCTCTGTCCACCCTCATTCTGTCCCCCAGCCCAGCCCCAGCTCCGGGGAT GGAGACATCCATGAGGATTTCTGCACTGTGTGCAGACGCAGTGGACAGTTGCTCATGTGTGACACATGTTCGCGTGTCTACCATCTCGACTGCTTGGAGCCGCCCCTCAAAAACATTCCCAAAGGCATGTGGATCTGTCCTAAATGTCAAGACCAG ATTCTGAAGAAGGAAGAGGCAATTCCATGGCCAGGAACCCTAGCAATTGTTCATTCCTACATTGCTTACAAAGAAG cgaaagaagaagaaaagctgAAGTTAATGAAATGGAGCGCTGAGCTTAAGCTGGAACGTGAGCAActggaacagagagtgaaacagctCAGCAACTCTATAACG AAATGCATGGAGACAAAGAACAGCATACTTGCCCGTCAGAAGGAGATGCAGGTCTCTCTGGAGAAGGTGAAACATCTTGTCCGTCTCATACAGAGCTTTAACTTAGCTCAACCCATGGATATGGACATTCCACAGGATTCCAAACCAGACTGCGCAGAGTCAGGGAACCACAAAGACTCTAAGGAAGCTAGTCAGTTCTGTTTACAAGAGATCCCTGTCGAGCCTAGCGTGCAAGTACCAGCAGCCGTAGCAGTCCCAGAAGTGGGCGAAATGGCAGAACCTGCAGCTGCAGTCACACCTGAGGCTGTGTCGTGCGAATTGGGGGTCATGGAAATGCCTGAAGCCACGGTTAGTGAAGAGATGATGGGTGCGGCGAAAGCAGCAGAGCCTGCAGAATTGCCCCAGGTCAGGGATGTAAAGGCCAACGGAGGGACAGGCTGTGTTTGTACCGGCTTGAACCCGGAAGTAGACAAGGGTGTGGTTGATACCGCAGACTCTCCGGACTCCGAGAATATCCCTCCTGATGACAGACAATGCACAGAGGAAACTGGGAAGATGGCGGTGGAACGGCAGGACGACGGAAGTCACAGCGTCAACAACAACGGCAAAACCTCAGAACCTTCTCAGCAAGCTTTGCCAGCCCCTCTTAGTCACCTGGACAACCCGAAATAG
- the LOC127435946 gene encoding PHD finger protein 21A-like isoform X3: MHYRSRSWRESEHQSQCQLAESFLGLSFWRTGSMMELQTLQEALKVEIQVHQKLVAQMKQDPQNADLKKQLHELQAKITALSEKQKKVVEQLRKELLVKQEPELKMQTFPAVADSKSVLLTPACPPPQPPTGPPHNQGVPQKTLTVTPVITAKTLPLVLKAATSTMPASIATQRPTVAMVTAINNPPRPCANSDSQSTPINLHVASKLPNQDTEATKRMASKNVIVVQATTTSVQPIKVPQFVPPPRLTPRPTFQPQVRPKPSMPNKVPIAPAPPPPMVAAPLIQRPLMLTTKLTSSLPASARPIHQVRIVNGQQCTIDKTTAAVTGSTTQVTGIVISPAQMIQNSNLNLDTKTVKPQGGLEQVVTSTPPSSSPPLPPPTTKVKQEESPQKIAFMVSLGLVTHDHLEEIQSRRQERKRRTTANPVYSGAVFEPERKKSAVTYLNTPLHQGTRKRGRPPKYSTTTTSSSTAVPELGCNPLLSPTSSLPASPAPERPDTGGFPLSVHPHSVPQPSPSSGDGDIHEDFCTVCRRSGQLLMCDTCSRVYHLDCLEPPLKNIPKGMWICPKCQDQILKKEEAIPWPGTLAIVHSYIAYKEAKEEEKLKLMKWSAELKLEREQLEQRVKQLSNSITKCMETKNSILARQKEMQVSLEKVKHLVRLIQSFNLAQPMDMDIPQDSKPDCAESGNHKDSKEASQFCLQEIPVEPSVQVPAAVAVPEVGEMAEPAAAVTPEAVSCELGVMEMPEATVSEEMMGAAKAAEPAELPQVRDVKANGGTGCVCTGLNPEVDKGVVDTADSPDSENIPPDDRQCTEETGKMAVERQDDGSHSVNNNGKTSEPSQQALPAPLSHLDNPK; the protein is encoded by the exons atgcACTACCGCTCAA GGAGTTGGAGAGAGAGTGAACACCAGTCTCAGTGCCAGCTG GCTGAAAGTTTCCTGGGACTCTCtttctggcgaactggatcaatGATGGAATTGCAAACATTACAGGAGGCCCTGAAAGTGGAAATACAAGTCCATCAG AAACTTGTCGCCCAAATGAAGCAGGACCCACAg AACGCAGATCTGAAGAAGCAACTTCACGAGCTCCAGGCGAAAATCACGGCTCTGAGTGAGAAACAG AAAAAAGTGGTTGAGCAGTTGCGGAAAGAGTTGCTGGTTAAACAGGAGCCTGAACTGAAAATGCAGACGTTCCCGGCAGTCGCAGATAGTAAATCCGTGCTGCTCACACCCGCCTGCCCCCCCCCACAGCCGCCCACAGGGCCTCCACACAACCAGGGGGTGCCACAG AAGACTCTCACCGTAACGCCGGTCATCACTGCAAAGACTCTACCTCTTGTGCTCAAAGCTGCCACCTCCACCATGCCTGCTTCCATAGCAACGCAACGCCCCACCGTCGCCATGGTCACTGCCATCAACAACCCCCCTAGACCTTGCGCCAATTCCGACTCCCAGAGCACACCAATCAACCTTCATGTGGCCAGCAAACTACCCAATCAAGACACAGAAGCAACCAAGCGGATGGCGTCCAAGAATGTCATTGTC GTGCAGGCCACCACCACCTCTGTCCAGCCTATCAAAGTTCCCCAGTTTGTCCCTCCTCCTAGATTGACGCCTCGACCCACCTTTCAGCCACAG GTTCGGCCGAAACCCTCCATGCCCAACAAAGTGCCCATTGCTCCTGCTCCTCCTCCCCCCATGGTGGCGGCTCCCCTTATCCAGCGGCCCCTGATGCTCACCACCAAACTGACGTCATCTCTGCCTGCCTCGGCCAGGCCCATCCACCAGGTGCGCATTGTAAATGGACAGCAGTGCACCATTGACAAGACCACTGCCGCAGTCACAGGCAGCACCACGCAAGTCACAGGCATCGTCATCAGCCCTGCCCAGATGATTCAGAACAGCAACCTTAACTTGGACACAAAG ACTGTGAAACCACAGGGAGGATTAGAACAGGTGGTCACAAGTACACCACCCTCATCCTCtccacctcttcctcctcctACTACTAAGGTCAAACAAGAAGAAAGCCCACAG AAAATTGCCTTTATGGTCTCTCTTGGGTTGGTCACACATGACCATCTTGAAG AGATTCAGAGCAGAAGACAAGAGCGCAAAAGAAGAACAACAGCCAACCCAGTGTACAGCGGAGCAGTGTTTGAACCTGAG AGGAAAAAGAGTGCCGTCACCTATTTGAACACACCACTGCATCAAGGGACCAGGAAGAGAG GTCGCCCTCCCAAATACAGCACCACCACAACCAGCAGCAGCACGGCGGTGCCGGAGCTGGGCTGCAACCCCCTGCTCTCCCCCACCAGCAGCCTTCCCGCCTCCCCAGCCCCTGAGCGGCCTGACACAGGGGGCTTTCCCCTCTCTGTCCACCCTCATTCTGTCCCCCAGCCCAGCCCCAGCTCCGGGGAT GGAGACATCCATGAGGATTTCTGCACTGTGTGCAGACGCAGTGGACAGTTGCTCATGTGTGACACATGTTCGCGTGTCTACCATCTCGACTGCTTGGAGCCGCCCCTCAAAAACATTCCCAAAGGCATGTGGATCTGTCCTAAATGTCAAGACCAG ATTCTGAAGAAGGAAGAGGCAATTCCATGGCCAGGAACCCTAGCAATTGTTCATTCCTACATTGCTTACAAAGAAG cgaaagaagaagaaaagctgAAGTTAATGAAATGGAGCGCTGAGCTTAAGCTGGAACGTGAGCAActggaacagagagtgaaacagctCAGCAACTCTATAACG AAATGCATGGAGACAAAGAACAGCATACTTGCCCGTCAGAAGGAGATGCAGGTCTCTCTGGAGAAGGTGAAACATCTTGTCCGTCTCATACAGAGCTTTAACTTAGCTCAACCCATGGATATGGACATTCCACAGGATTCCAAACCAGACTGCGCAGAGTCAGGGAACCACAAAGACTCTAAGGAAGCTAGTCAGTTCTGTTTACAAGAGATCCCTGTCGAGCCTAGCGTGCAAGTACCAGCAGCCGTAGCAGTCCCAGAAGTGGGCGAAATGGCAGAACCTGCAGCTGCAGTCACACCTGAGGCTGTGTCGTGCGAATTGGGGGTCATGGAAATGCCTGAAGCCACGGTTAGTGAAGAGATGATGGGTGCGGCGAAAGCAGCAGAGCCTGCAGAATTGCCCCAGGTCAGGGATGTAAAGGCCAACGGAGGGACAGGCTGTGTTTGTACCGGCTTGAACCCGGAAGTAGACAAGGGTGTGGTTGATACCGCAGACTCTCCGGACTCCGAGAATATCCCTCCTGATGACAGACAATGCACAGAGGAAACTGGGAAGATGGCGGTGGAACGGCAGGACGACGGAAGTCACAGCGTCAACAACAACGGCAAAACCTCAGAACCTTCTCAGCAAGCTTTGCCAGCCCCTCTTAGTCACCTGGACAACCCGAAATAG
- the LOC127435946 gene encoding PHD finger protein 21A-like isoform X5, with amino-acid sequence MMELQTLQEALKVEIQVHQKLVAQMKQDPQNADLKKQLHELQAKITALSEKQKKVVEQLRKELLVKQEPELKMQTFPAVADSKSVLLTPACPPPQPPTGPPHNQGVPQKTLTVTPVITAKTLPLVLKAATSTMPASIATQRPTVAMVTAINNPPRPCANSDSQSTPINLHVASKLPNQDTEATKRMASKNVIVVQATTTSVQPIKVPQFVPPPRLTPRPTFQPQVRPKPSMPNKVPIAPAPPPPMVAAPLIQRPLMLTTKLTSSLPASARPIHQVRIVNGQQCTIDKTTAAVTGSTTQVTGIVISPAQMIQNSNLNLDTKTVKPQGGLEQVVTSTPPSSSPPLPPPTTKVKQEESPQKIAFMVSLGLVTHDHLEEIQSRRQERKRRTTANPVYSGAVFEPERKKSAVTYLNTPLHQGTRKRGRPPKYSTTTTSSSTAVPELGCNPLLSPTSSLPASPAPERPDTGGFPLSVHPHSVPQPSPSSGDGDIHEDFCTVCRRSGQLLMCDTCSRVYHLDCLEPPLKNIPKGMWICPKCQDQILKKEEAIPWPGTLAIVHSYIAYKEAKEEEKLKLMKWSAELKLEREQLEQRVKQLSNSITKCMETKNSILARQKEMQVSLEKVKHLVRLIQSFNLAQPMDMDIPQDSKPDCAESGNHKDSKEASQFCLQEIPVEPSVQVPAAVAVPEVGEMAEPAAAVTPEAVSCELGVMEMPEATVSEEMMGAAKAAEPAELPQVRDVKANGGTGCVCTGLNPEVDKGVVDTADSPDSENIPPDDRQCTEETGKMAVERQDDGSHSVNNNGKTSEPSQQALPAPLSHLDNPK; translated from the exons atGATGGAATTGCAAACATTACAGGAGGCCCTGAAAGTGGAAATACAAGTCCATCAG AAACTTGTCGCCCAAATGAAGCAGGACCCACAg AACGCAGATCTGAAGAAGCAACTTCACGAGCTCCAGGCGAAAATCACGGCTCTGAGTGAGAAACAG AAAAAAGTGGTTGAGCAGTTGCGGAAAGAGTTGCTGGTTAAACAGGAGCCTGAACTGAAAATGCAGACGTTCCCGGCAGTCGCAGATAGTAAATCCGTGCTGCTCACACCCGCCTGCCCCCCCCCACAGCCGCCCACAGGGCCTCCACACAACCAGGGGGTGCCACAG AAGACTCTCACCGTAACGCCGGTCATCACTGCAAAGACTCTACCTCTTGTGCTCAAAGCTGCCACCTCCACCATGCCTGCTTCCATAGCAACGCAACGCCCCACCGTCGCCATGGTCACTGCCATCAACAACCCCCCTAGACCTTGCGCCAATTCCGACTCCCAGAGCACACCAATCAACCTTCATGTGGCCAGCAAACTACCCAATCAAGACACAGAAGCAACCAAGCGGATGGCGTCCAAGAATGTCATTGTC GTGCAGGCCACCACCACCTCTGTCCAGCCTATCAAAGTTCCCCAGTTTGTCCCTCCTCCTAGATTGACGCCTCGACCCACCTTTCAGCCACAG GTTCGGCCGAAACCCTCCATGCCCAACAAAGTGCCCATTGCTCCTGCTCCTCCTCCCCCCATGGTGGCGGCTCCCCTTATCCAGCGGCCCCTGATGCTCACCACCAAACTGACGTCATCTCTGCCTGCCTCGGCCAGGCCCATCCACCAGGTGCGCATTGTAAATGGACAGCAGTGCACCATTGACAAGACCACTGCCGCAGTCACAGGCAGCACCACGCAAGTCACAGGCATCGTCATCAGCCCTGCCCAGATGATTCAGAACAGCAACCTTAACTTGGACACAAAG ACTGTGAAACCACAGGGAGGATTAGAACAGGTGGTCACAAGTACACCACCCTCATCCTCtccacctcttcctcctcctACTACTAAGGTCAAACAAGAAGAAAGCCCACAG AAAATTGCCTTTATGGTCTCTCTTGGGTTGGTCACACATGACCATCTTGAAG AGATTCAGAGCAGAAGACAAGAGCGCAAAAGAAGAACAACAGCCAACCCAGTGTACAGCGGAGCAGTGTTTGAACCTGAG AGGAAAAAGAGTGCCGTCACCTATTTGAACACACCACTGCATCAAGGGACCAGGAAGAGAG GTCGCCCTCCCAAATACAGCACCACCACAACCAGCAGCAGCACGGCGGTGCCGGAGCTGGGCTGCAACCCCCTGCTCTCCCCCACCAGCAGCCTTCCCGCCTCCCCAGCCCCTGAGCGGCCTGACACAGGGGGCTTTCCCCTCTCTGTCCACCCTCATTCTGTCCCCCAGCCCAGCCCCAGCTCCGGGGAT GGAGACATCCATGAGGATTTCTGCACTGTGTGCAGACGCAGTGGACAGTTGCTCATGTGTGACACATGTTCGCGTGTCTACCATCTCGACTGCTTGGAGCCGCCCCTCAAAAACATTCCCAAAGGCATGTGGATCTGTCCTAAATGTCAAGACCAG ATTCTGAAGAAGGAAGAGGCAATTCCATGGCCAGGAACCCTAGCAATTGTTCATTCCTACATTGCTTACAAAGAAG cgaaagaagaagaaaagctgAAGTTAATGAAATGGAGCGCTGAGCTTAAGCTGGAACGTGAGCAActggaacagagagtgaaacagctCAGCAACTCTATAACG AAATGCATGGAGACAAAGAACAGCATACTTGCCCGTCAGAAGGAGATGCAGGTCTCTCTGGAGAAGGTGAAACATCTTGTCCGTCTCATACAGAGCTTTAACTTAGCTCAACCCATGGATATGGACATTCCACAGGATTCCAAACCAGACTGCGCAGAGTCAGGGAACCACAAAGACTCTAAGGAAGCTAGTCAGTTCTGTTTACAAGAGATCCCTGTCGAGCCTAGCGTGCAAGTACCAGCAGCCGTAGCAGTCCCAGAAGTGGGCGAAATGGCAGAACCTGCAGCTGCAGTCACACCTGAGGCTGTGTCGTGCGAATTGGGGGTCATGGAAATGCCTGAAGCCACGGTTAGTGAAGAGATGATGGGTGCGGCGAAAGCAGCAGAGCCTGCAGAATTGCCCCAGGTCAGGGATGTAAAGGCCAACGGAGGGACAGGCTGTGTTTGTACCGGCTTGAACCCGGAAGTAGACAAGGGTGTGGTTGATACCGCAGACTCTCCGGACTCCGAGAATATCCCTCCTGATGACAGACAATGCACAGAGGAAACTGGGAAGATGGCGGTGGAACGGCAGGACGACGGAAGTCACAGCGTCAACAACAACGGCAAAACCTCAGAACCTTCTCAGCAAGCTTTGCCAGCCCCTCTTAGTCACCTGGACAACCCGAAATAG